AGGTCCAGGTGTTGGCGTAGTCCAGCCCCATGGCGAGGCCGTCAGCCAGGATCTCGTGCTTGCCCTTGTGCAGATAGGGCGCCTCGATGGTCACCGGAGAGAAATTGGCGATGGCCGCGACGTCGTTCATCTTTTCTACGAACTCGGGCCGGCAATCCGGATACAGCACGTGATCGCCGCCGTGGGCGCCGTAGAAAACGCGATCGGCGCCGATGTTCACCGCCTGAGCGATGGCCAGCGACAAAAGGATCATATTGCGGTTCGGCACCACGGTGGCGCTCAGGTTGTCGGCATCGTAGTCGCCGCCGGGCAGTGCCTGGGAGGCGTCGGTGAGAGCTGAGCTATCTATCAGGCCGTGAATGGCGCGGATATCGACGATCTGATGGGCGATCCCGAGTTGCTCACAGACCTGTTTGGCGGTGTCGAGTTCACGGGCGTGCCGCTGCCCGTAGTTGAACGACAGGGCGTGGAGCTCATAGCCCTCGCGGCGGGCCCGGTGCAGCACCGTATAGGAGTCCATGCCGCCGGAGTAGATCACCACGGCACGGGGAGTTGAAGAGGTCATGGAGATGTCCTTTCGGAGAATTTGTTTAGGCCGCAGCCTGGCGGCGCGGACGCCCGGGATCCGGTCCGGACGAGCCGCGCATTGTAGAGACTGGCGTCGCCGCTGACTAGCGCCGGCCGCTGTCATGCCTTCGCCATGTCTCTGACATGGGGTCGTCATGGCATTTGCC
Above is a window of Halomonas sp. I5-271120 DNA encoding:
- the queC gene encoding 7-cyano-7-deazaguanine synthase QueC, giving the protein MTSSTPRAVVIYSGGMDSYTVLHRARREGYELHALSFNYGQRHARELDTAKQVCEQLGIAHQIVDIRAIHGLIDSSALTDASQALPGGDYDADNLSATVVPNRNMILLSLAIAQAVNIGADRVFYGAHGGDHVLYPDCRPEFVEKMNDVAAIANFSPVTIEAPYLHKGKHEILADGLAMGLDYANTWTCYLGEPLACGECGSCRERLAAFAHHGLSDPLGYSSSQRSGSDEKAAASQRPGSDAETSADSGEGRHDV